CTACATtgaattttcttcattttaaaaataataccaGTTCTAATGAAATGGGCATTATTGATAGCAATTCAAACCAGACGATAACAACAGGATATGAAACTAGTGACCCTGcattgaattttacttttgaaaatGATACCACTTTTGATGAAATCGGTATCAttgatgaaaattcaaaccAGACAACATCATCAGGATATGGAACTTGTAAAGACTCATTAGATGATATTTTTTCTGACGAGGTTGTACTTGAAGCTGGTGGCATCATTGATGAAAGTGACAGCAGTGACTCCGAAAAAGTTGACGAgtggataaataaaattaagcaAAGACAaatgtcgataaaaaaatCGTCAAAAACTATTAATCAACCATCGAATTCTACACCTGtctcagtaaaaaaattcgtttggGGATATGATATTACAAATGCATTAGTTGAAAGCTACAGTTATCATCATGATTGGTACGGGAATCCGCTGCTACGTAAAATCTTATGGGAAAACAT
The DNA window shown above is from Microplitis mediator isolate UGA2020A chromosome 1, iyMicMedi2.1, whole genome shotgun sequence and carries:
- the LOC130668495 gene encoding uncharacterized protein LOC130668495, encoding MGIIDSNSNQTITTGYETSDPALNFTFENDTTFDEIGIIDENSNQTTSSGYGTCKDSLDDIFSDEVVLEAGGIIDESDSSDSEKVDEWINKIKQRQMSIKKSSKTINQPSNSTPVSVKKFVWGYDITNALVESYSYHHDWYGNPLLRKILWENITNDLVSQKFDVTAEMCESKWKSLLVTYKGCKDGTGRGPTRFKFFEAIDEIEGHRPINSKSFTISATKLKNKSVETKNVIEPLKKNQKTISDSEKNKKEKTKYKRKRSADN